From the genome of Pyxidicoccus trucidator, one region includes:
- a CDS encoding peptidoglycan-binding domain-containing protein, whose amino-acid sequence MGRHRIEQGDSIVKLAQLHGFFPDTLWNHPDNADLKALRKDMNVLAPGDVVVVPELRERVERCPTGKRHTFRRRGVPMLFRVQLFERNEPRKNQSYELEVDGKRYTGTTDAEGKIELYLPTRAQRGRLVVGGGQLDMEVLFGHMDPITELSGVQKRLANLGFECGAIDGQLHARLAAALRAFQALVGLEPTGEPDDRTRAALADCHDQPGKLAELTAAAAKAGG is encoded by the coding sequence ATGGGCCGGCACCGCATCGAGCAGGGCGACAGCATCGTGAAGCTCGCGCAGCTGCACGGCTTCTTCCCCGACACCCTCTGGAATCACCCGGACAACGCTGACCTCAAGGCGCTGCGCAAGGACATGAACGTCCTCGCGCCTGGCGACGTCGTCGTGGTCCCCGAGTTGCGGGAGCGCGTGGAGCGGTGCCCGACCGGCAAGCGGCACACGTTCCGCAGGCGCGGCGTGCCGATGCTGTTCCGCGTGCAGCTGTTCGAGCGCAACGAGCCGCGCAAGAACCAGTCGTACGAGCTGGAGGTCGACGGCAAGCGCTACACGGGCACGACGGACGCGGAGGGGAAGATAGAGCTGTACCTGCCCACCCGCGCTCAGCGCGGGAGGCTCGTGGTGGGCGGCGGCCAGCTCGACATGGAAGTGTTGTTCGGGCACATGGACCCCATCACCGAGCTCTCCGGAGTCCAGAAGCGGCTCGCGAACCTGGGCTTCGAGTGTGGGGCCATCGACGGGCAGTTGCATGCGCGGCTCGCGGCGGCGCTGCGCGCGTTCCAGGCGCTGGTGGGGCTGGAACCCACCGGAGAGCCCGACGACCGCACGCGCGCGGCCCTGGCCGACTGCCATGACCAGCCGGGCAAGCTCGCGGAGCTGACCGCCGCCGCCGCGAAGGCAGGTGGGTGA
- a CDS encoding protein-arginine deiminase family protein produces MDARLFPVLLLPLLLASACEPIQEPEGVRPHTPVRLTGPFNPIPDLRADVNRDGVVDLEDPTDDEGEDSWSAERGAIFLANIDDDERVCDFSLSPLTVSDEMLPRCNDALDSQVNGEDDLADLARLRTAPWPEAPDYAIGYVTVSGPAARKVRLFKRSAGNYFSQRTPYRLSLSAAELRRGVRLAIEATDIVRDPREWDGTADVVFTITRGRPTETEFQDTVRMRVAPVVMFHHLSPARNVFVSHIADEPEAARFRKDLRAALTAGAPPVTLSEFEVEDLWTQDYFEPAYMSMPAAGGRQHVIQVNYRAPFVISTRKNDPLRAAGRIVYWLRGPDQAAVQQYQPGLSKESQTLNSFGNTEVIPPYEKDGVRYPLGRLLRGRGPDSRPDYQPDPSFTRLLEAQAVQPPVYVDTSWLNVSHVDETFSFLPANTPRGWIALVADPALARRMLLDAQARGHGETKLFTGLTWGFDRPAELTLSQVLDNPGVMDASALAALEIDSQLAILKEETGLTEAEIIRVPFLFQEVTGGMSALQPATLNLLAVSSTQVVAPEPHGPLIDGVDPFKAHLEAALAAYGIRVHWSDVWSPYHIGGGQVHCATNASREVPQVKWWEGGR; encoded by the coding sequence GGCCCGTTCAACCCCATCCCGGACCTGCGCGCGGACGTGAATCGCGACGGGGTGGTGGACCTGGAGGACCCCACGGACGACGAGGGCGAGGACTCCTGGTCCGCCGAGCGGGGCGCCATCTTCCTGGCCAACATCGATGACGACGAGAGAGTCTGCGACTTCTCGCTGTCGCCCCTCACCGTCAGCGACGAGATGCTGCCGCGCTGCAATGACGCGCTGGACTCGCAGGTGAATGGCGAGGATGACCTCGCCGACCTGGCGCGCCTGCGCACCGCGCCGTGGCCGGAAGCGCCGGACTATGCCATCGGCTACGTCACCGTCTCCGGGCCGGCGGCCCGCAAGGTGCGGCTGTTCAAGAGGAGCGCGGGAAATTACTTCTCACAGCGAACGCCCTACCGGCTCTCCCTCTCCGCGGCGGAGTTGCGGCGCGGCGTGCGGCTGGCCATCGAAGCCACGGACATCGTCAGGGACCCGCGCGAGTGGGACGGCACCGCGGACGTGGTGTTCACCATCACCCGGGGCCGCCCCACCGAGACTGAGTTCCAGGACACCGTCCGCATGCGCGTCGCGCCGGTGGTGATGTTCCACCACCTGAGCCCGGCCCGAAACGTCTTCGTCTCCCACATCGCCGACGAGCCGGAGGCGGCCCGGTTCCGCAAGGACTTGCGCGCCGCGCTGACAGCCGGAGCCCCGCCCGTGACGCTGTCCGAGTTCGAGGTGGAGGACCTCTGGACGCAGGACTACTTCGAGCCTGCGTACATGTCGATGCCCGCCGCTGGCGGCCGGCAGCACGTCATCCAGGTCAACTACCGCGCGCCCTTCGTCATCAGCACCCGGAAGAATGACCCGCTGCGCGCGGCCGGGCGAATCGTCTACTGGCTGCGCGGCCCGGACCAGGCCGCCGTGCAGCAGTACCAGCCGGGCCTGTCGAAGGAGTCCCAGACGCTCAACTCCTTCGGCAACACGGAGGTCATCCCTCCGTATGAGAAGGACGGAGTGCGCTACCCGCTGGGCCGGCTGCTGCGCGGCCGGGGTCCGGACTCGCGGCCGGACTACCAGCCCGACCCCAGCTTCACGCGACTGCTGGAGGCGCAGGCGGTGCAGCCTCCCGTGTACGTGGACACGTCGTGGCTCAATGTCAGCCACGTGGATGAGACGTTCAGCTTCCTGCCCGCCAACACGCCGCGCGGGTGGATTGCCCTGGTGGCCGACCCGGCCCTCGCCCGGCGGATGCTCCTGGACGCGCAGGCGCGGGGCCATGGCGAGACGAAGCTCTTCACCGGCCTGACGTGGGGCTTCGACCGGCCCGCGGAGCTGACCCTCTCCCAGGTGCTCGACAACCCCGGCGTCATGGACGCGAGCGCGCTGGCCGCGCTGGAAATCGACTCGCAGCTCGCCATCCTCAAGGAGGAGACGGGCCTCACCGAGGCGGAAATCATCCGCGTGCCCTTCCTCTTCCAGGAGGTGACGGGCGGCATGTCCGCGCTCCAGCCGGCGACGCTGAACCTGCTGGCGGTGTCCTCCACGCAGGTGGTCGCCCCGGAGCCGCATGGGCCCCTCATCGACGGGGTGGACCCCTTCAAGGCGCATCTGGAAGCGGCGCTCGCCGCGTACGGCATCCGCGTGCACTGGAGCGACGTCTGGAGCCCGTACCACATCGGCGGAGGACAGGTGCACTGCGCCACCAACGCCTCGCGCGAGGTGCCCCAGGTGAAGTGGTGGGAGGGTGGACGATGA
- a CDS encoding YfbK domain-containing protein, whose protein sequence is MKPVPFKALCGVLLLLSAPALAQSGVLHGTVVDSVGKKPLADVRVTATSPALKAEQVVLTDAHGNYRLPQLPPGVYALRFEKEAFRTFTRAAVRLQPEGTVRFNVELTSASRSQEAQSAATAPTVDKGSPPLFQEPDRGITVERPVTPQDPTRAFQSVGPLAPPLRTEAEGVARYLPPTVPYAAPSSPPQGAPAWALHQMSVLGQAGESQYLYRAPERGPRSEAAPGSNGVNPTIDTEEDRFSVFFVGVDPTPYAVARDYLERDVLPDERTVWAEAFINAFDYGDVGDTHGPFIIDVEGFPSPSRKGYHVVRISLKAREALTDVDAQVEFDRQSVARYRLVGYERAAPAPESLDEFEEQLTPLLAGQSVTAIYEVKVRGPAIAFGTLRIHYEQGGSKSWRRVQKLLPSSVLRPTYARAAPTTRLAYVASAFAEKLRGSYWTRTLDWPRLASLCDDVGEPLRSRPDVVALGTLIRKAQALDKRKDRFERVAPVNAMDYDNAPDTGD, encoded by the coding sequence ATGAAGCCCGTCCCCTTCAAAGCCCTGTGTGGCGTCCTCCTGCTCCTCTCCGCGCCCGCGCTGGCCCAGAGCGGCGTCCTCCACGGCACCGTGGTCGACAGCGTGGGCAAGAAGCCCCTCGCGGACGTGCGCGTCACCGCCACCTCGCCCGCGCTCAAGGCGGAGCAGGTGGTGCTGACGGACGCCCACGGTAACTACCGCCTCCCCCAGCTCCCTCCGGGCGTCTACGCGCTCCGGTTCGAGAAGGAGGCCTTCCGGACCTTCACTCGCGCGGCCGTCCGGCTGCAGCCCGAGGGCACCGTGCGCTTCAACGTGGAGCTGACCTCGGCATCGCGCTCCCAGGAGGCGCAGTCCGCAGCCACCGCGCCGACCGTCGACAAGGGCTCACCGCCCCTGTTCCAGGAGCCGGACCGGGGCATCACCGTCGAGCGGCCCGTCACTCCACAGGACCCCACCCGTGCCTTCCAGTCCGTGGGCCCGCTGGCCCCACCCCTGCGCACGGAGGCGGAAGGCGTGGCTCGCTACCTGCCTCCCACCGTCCCCTACGCCGCGCCGAGCAGCCCCCCACAGGGAGCCCCGGCCTGGGCGCTGCACCAGATGTCCGTCCTCGGCCAGGCAGGTGAATCCCAGTACCTCTACCGCGCGCCCGAGCGCGGTCCCCGCTCCGAGGCCGCACCTGGGAGCAACGGGGTGAACCCCACCATCGACACGGAAGAGGACCGCTTCTCCGTCTTCTTCGTCGGCGTGGACCCGACCCCCTACGCCGTGGCGCGCGACTACCTGGAGCGCGACGTGCTCCCGGACGAGCGGACCGTCTGGGCAGAGGCCTTCATCAACGCGTTCGACTACGGCGACGTAGGCGACACGCACGGGCCCTTCATCATCGACGTGGAGGGGTTCCCCTCTCCCAGCCGCAAGGGCTACCACGTGGTGCGCATCTCCCTGAAGGCGCGTGAGGCGCTCACGGACGTGGACGCGCAGGTGGAGTTCGACCGCCAGTCCGTCGCCCGCTACCGGCTGGTGGGCTACGAGCGCGCGGCGCCCGCGCCGGAGTCCCTCGACGAGTTCGAGGAGCAGCTCACCCCGCTGCTCGCGGGACAGTCCGTCACCGCCATCTACGAGGTGAAGGTGCGCGGGCCCGCCATCGCCTTCGGCACCCTGCGCATCCACTACGAGCAGGGCGGCTCGAAGAGCTGGAGGCGGGTGCAGAAGCTGCTGCCCTCCAGCGTGCTGCGCCCGACCTACGCCCGCGCCGCGCCCACGACGCGCCTGGCGTACGTGGCCTCCGCCTTCGCGGAGAAGCTGCGCGGCTCCTACTGGACGCGCACGCTGGACTGGCCGCGCCTGGCCTCGCTCTGTGACGACGTGGGCGAGCCGCTGCGGAGCCGTCCGGATGTGGTGGCGCTGGGCACGCTCATCCGCAAGGCGCAGGCGCTGGACAAGCGCAAGGACCGCTTCGAGCGTGTCGCTCCGGTGAACGCCATGGACTACGACAACGCGCCGGACACCGGAGACTAG
- a CDS encoding sensor histidine kinase → MLRRLLPTLIALVAGLAGLGWGLGYLQRIFAAEREDAQASLDSRREALEQYARASLAQSLRDRLESARPALEAAVVDPLVSAAGLYLRERGEQLLPRLSHHDTGEDSPAKERYARLRAGTERADEEEDPWAERLALVRAVDGALARGDRRASTVALMSLLQHRAQYVLASTRDVPGLLVVLESLAERGDPVPQLMHALVREGLADGRGGRLEGLQRLLLLRRSRFTPTDFAFLRERVAALSARVGAPVADFESRASELATEPLPLPRTLPGPVLVRAGWYLEPRGGSQVRGVAVDAAALLESLTREMRERGLLEVDGQVRLLGDAEVLSLDGLPLSVETPEWARAQGALERRYRLKTGMVALCAVLALGIAALAFVAQHRKYRFLELKSDFVATVSHELRTPLASIRLLAETLEWRLAEGTDARDYPARIVRETDGLNFLVENLLSFNRIDKGRWVPRLEPVRLDELVSLLRRDLEAWSKVPVELEAEVGEQAFRADAQLLRLLLSNLARNACAYNTRTPVRLRIEALPGGRVRFSDNGIGIPQAQWETAFEEFVRLPGQGRDVPGSGLGLALCRRIMRLHGGSLRVAASSPEGTTFELAFPPTVTT, encoded by the coding sequence ATGCTCCGCCGCCTGCTGCCCACGCTCATCGCCCTCGTCGCCGGCCTCGCCGGACTCGGCTGGGGGCTGGGCTACCTCCAGCGCATCTTCGCCGCCGAGCGCGAGGACGCCCAGGCCTCGCTCGACTCCCGGCGAGAGGCCCTGGAGCAGTACGCCCGCGCCTCGCTGGCCCAGTCGCTGAGGGACAGGCTGGAGTCCGCGCGCCCCGCGCTGGAGGCCGCGGTGGTGGACCCGCTGGTGTCCGCCGCCGGCCTGTATCTGCGCGAGCGCGGGGAGCAGCTCCTGCCGCGCCTGTCGCACCACGACACCGGCGAGGACTCGCCCGCGAAGGAGCGTTACGCCCGGCTGCGGGCCGGCACCGAGCGCGCGGACGAGGAAGAGGACCCCTGGGCCGAGCGGCTCGCCCTGGTGCGCGCGGTGGACGGCGCACTGGCGCGGGGAGACCGGCGCGCCTCCACGGTGGCGCTGATGTCGCTGTTGCAGCACCGCGCCCAGTACGTGCTCGCCTCCACGCGAGACGTGCCCGGCCTGCTGGTGGTGCTGGAGTCGCTGGCGGAGCGGGGAGACCCGGTGCCCCAGCTCATGCACGCGCTGGTGCGCGAGGGCCTGGCGGACGGAAGGGGAGGGCGGCTGGAAGGGCTCCAGCGCCTGCTGCTCCTGCGCCGCTCGCGCTTCACCCCCACGGACTTCGCCTTCCTGCGCGAGCGCGTGGCCGCCCTCTCCGCGCGGGTGGGCGCGCCGGTGGCGGACTTCGAGTCGCGCGCGAGTGAGCTGGCCACGGAGCCGCTCCCGCTGCCCCGCACGCTCCCGGGCCCGGTGCTGGTGCGCGCCGGCTGGTACCTGGAGCCGCGCGGCGGCAGCCAGGTGCGCGGCGTGGCGGTGGACGCGGCGGCGCTGCTGGAATCGCTCACCCGCGAGATGCGTGAGCGCGGGCTGCTCGAGGTGGACGGGCAGGTGCGGTTGCTGGGCGACGCGGAGGTGCTGTCGCTGGACGGGCTGCCCCTGTCGGTGGAAACGCCCGAGTGGGCGCGGGCGCAGGGCGCGCTGGAGCGGCGCTACCGGTTGAAGACGGGCATGGTGGCGCTGTGCGCGGTGCTGGCGCTGGGCATCGCCGCGCTGGCCTTCGTGGCGCAGCACCGCAAGTACCGCTTCCTGGAGCTGAAGAGTGACTTCGTGGCCACCGTGTCGCACGAGCTGCGCACGCCGCTGGCCTCCATCCGCCTGCTGGCGGAGACGCTGGAGTGGCGGCTGGCGGAGGGCACGGACGCGCGCGACTACCCGGCGCGCATCGTCCGCGAGACGGACGGGCTGAACTTCCTGGTGGAGAACCTCCTCTCCTTCAACCGCATCGACAAGGGCCGCTGGGTGCCGAGGCTGGAGCCCGTGCGTCTGGACGAGCTGGTGTCCCTGTTGCGCCGTGACTTGGAAGCCTGGTCCAAGGTGCCGGTGGAGCTGGAGGCGGAGGTGGGGGAGCAGGCCTTCCGCGCGGATGCGCAGTTGTTGCGTCTGCTCCTGTCCAACCTGGCGCGCAATGCCTGTGCCTACAACACCCGCACTCCGGTGCGCCTGCGCATCGAAGCGCTGCCGGGTGGGCGGGTGCGCTTCTCCGACAACGGCATCGGCATCCCCCAGGCGCAGTGGGAGACGGCCTTCGAGGAGTTCGTCCGCCTGCCCGGACAGGGAAGAGACGTTCCCGGAAGCGGCCTGGGTCTGGCACTCTGCCGCCGCATCATGCGCCTGCATGGGGGGAGCCTGCGCGTCGCGGCCTCCAGCCCCGAGGGCACCACCTTCGAGCTCGCGTTTCCTCCCACGGTGACGACATGA
- a CDS encoding response regulator transcription factor, with protein MTTPIPAILLVEDDTNLRLALRDNLENQGGYAVEEAASVREAREHLAKRTFQLVLLDVMLPDGDGYTLCRALREEGVTTPVLMLTARTLEDDVVRGFEAGAQDYLGKPYRLRELLARVGALVRRSGGAAATKAVRFAGYKMDLDRRKLESPEGASVELTRTEFDLLAFLVRERERVLRRDDILDAVWGKDVVVDPHTVDNFVSSLKKKLGWNTASRFAIQTVRGVGYRMEIEAP; from the coding sequence ATGACCACCCCCATCCCCGCCATCCTCCTCGTCGAGGACGACACCAACCTGCGGCTCGCGCTGCGCGACAACCTGGAGAACCAGGGCGGCTACGCGGTGGAGGAGGCCGCGAGCGTGCGCGAGGCGCGAGAGCACCTGGCGAAGCGCACGTTCCAGCTCGTCCTGCTGGACGTCATGCTGCCGGACGGCGACGGCTACACGCTGTGCCGTGCGCTGCGGGAAGAGGGCGTGACGACACCGGTGCTGATGCTCACCGCTCGCACGCTGGAGGACGACGTGGTGCGCGGCTTCGAGGCCGGCGCGCAGGACTACCTGGGCAAGCCCTACCGGCTGCGCGAATTGCTGGCCCGGGTGGGCGCGCTGGTGCGTCGCTCCGGGGGCGCGGCGGCCACGAAGGCGGTGCGCTTCGCCGGCTACAAGATGGACCTGGACCGGCGCAAGCTGGAGTCCCCCGAGGGCGCGTCCGTGGAGCTGACGCGCACGGAGTTCGACCTGCTGGCCTTCCTCGTGCGCGAGCGCGAGCGCGTGCTGCGCCGGGACGACATCCTCGACGCGGTGTGGGGCAAGGACGTCGTCGTGGACCCGCACACCGTGGACAACTTCGTCTCCAGCCTGAAGAAGAAGCTCGGGTGGAACACCGCCTCGCGCTTCGCCATCCAGACGGTGCGCGGCGTGGGCTACCGCATGGAAATCGAAGCGCCCTGA